From Domibacillus sp. DTU_2020_1001157_1_SI_ALB_TIR_016, a single genomic window includes:
- a CDS encoding diguanylate cyclase: protein MARNDYQAMLSKRMEKEFSSWFEQDHIQERDLYRFLHTMKGTAGTIGMEEMSAFCASQLETLSEASEATIPVRSLKNFIFLMRSFFNKKELTTQPEVKQPESTLHSIEENSGFILLIDEDAESASFIKETLEENGIQVVIALNGKRGVELFYTLQPHMVVADVQLPDMSGFDVLAQIGDIARSRYVPITLVSTNNPIENTIRAYEMGAMDFIQKPLNMSLFVPYISNRLRNKSAVSQSALTDELTGAGNRRQFTQTLMQMSALAERKRHTFTLVMLDLDYFKKVNDQYGHPAGDEVLRRFSSIVLILKRETDYFFRYGGEEFALILADTTPEEGTVLIERIRAKMAETEFTVPGFDPFYVTFSAGAAEYRINESTVLAEADQALYKAKRSGRNQTVIYEIDSGDVKRHLNIMIIDDDLLMRKMLSKQFSGWKPNEIDVVVHEYPDGITFLESDWYKADENYMILLDGIMPKMDGLEVLSNVRKRFPDDNIVISMLTARTNEADIVLALKSGADDYIVKPFHPQEVVARVQRLTKRMFK, encoded by the coding sequence ATGGCCCGCAACGATTACCAGGCAATGCTTTCTAAGCGGATGGAAAAGGAGTTTTCCAGCTGGTTTGAACAAGATCATATCCAAGAACGGGATTTATACCGTTTTTTACATACGATGAAAGGTACCGCAGGCACAATCGGCATGGAAGAAATGTCTGCTTTTTGTGCCTCACAGTTGGAGACACTTTCTGAAGCAAGCGAGGCGACTATTCCGGTTCGTTCATTAAAAAACTTTATTTTTTTAATGAGAAGTTTTTTCAATAAGAAAGAATTAACGACCCAGCCTGAAGTGAAACAGCCTGAAAGTACGCTTCATTCCATCGAAGAAAACAGCGGCTTTATTTTACTAATTGATGAGGATGCAGAATCCGCTTCTTTTATTAAAGAAACACTAGAAGAAAACGGCATACAAGTGGTAATTGCTTTAAATGGAAAACGAGGAGTTGAACTTTTTTATACCCTTCAGCCCCATATGGTTGTAGCCGATGTCCAGCTTCCCGATATGAGCGGATTTGATGTACTGGCGCAAATCGGTGATATTGCCCGAAGCCGTTATGTTCCTATTACATTGGTTAGTACGAACAATCCGATCGAAAATACCATTCGCGCTTATGAAATGGGTGCGATGGATTTTATTCAGAAACCGCTTAATATGAGCTTATTTGTCCCTTATATTTCTAACCGATTAAGAAACAAATCGGCTGTTTCACAATCTGCACTGACCGATGAGCTGACAGGCGCTGGCAACCGGCGCCAGTTCACACAAACGCTTATGCAAATGTCTGCTTTAGCGGAACGGAAACGACATACATTTACGCTTGTGATGCTAGATTTGGATTACTTTAAAAAAGTAAACGATCAATATGGGCATCCTGCAGGGGATGAAGTGCTTCGCCGCTTCAGCTCTATCGTGCTGATACTCAAGCGGGAAACCGACTATTTCTTCCGTTATGGGGGGGAAGAATTTGCTTTAATTTTAGCAGATACGACTCCTGAGGAAGGGACGGTCTTAATTGAACGGATTCGTGCAAAAATGGCCGAAACCGAATTTACCGTCCCGGGCTTTGATCCTTTCTATGTGACGTTTTCTGCTGGTGCAGCTGAATACAGAATCAATGAATCTACCGTTTTGGCAGAAGCGGACCAGGCGTTATATAAAGCAAAACGAAGCGGCCGAAACCAAACGGTTATTTATGAAATTGACAGCGGTGATGTTAAGCGCCATTTGAATATTATGATTATCGATGATGACCTTCTTATGCGAAAAATGTTGTCGAAGCAGTTTTCCGGCTGGAAGCCAAATGAAATCGATGTGGTTGTCCACGAATATCCGGATGGCATTACATTCCTGGAGTCAGACTGGTACAAGGCTGATGAGAATTATATGATTCTCTTAGACGGCATTATGCCGAAAATGGATGGCCTCGAAGTGCTGTCAAATGTCCGCAAACGGTTCCCGGATGACAACATTGTCATATCGATGCTGACAGCCCGGACAAATGAAGCAGATATTGTTTTAGCACTAAAAAGTGGAGCGGATGACTACATTGTAAAACCATTTCACCCGCAGGAAGTGGTCGCGCGTGTACAGCGCTTGACAAAGAGGATGTTTAAATGA
- a CDS encoding oxidoreductase: MKAIGTALIGYGFSGSTFHAPFLNKMEEFQLVSILSSKKEKLKECFPSIDVVQQMDDILNNAQVELVVVTTPSSLHFDITKQALEAGKHVIVEKPMVPTIQEAETLADCAKKHNVMLSVFQNRRYDGNFLTVKKMIEEGRLGDVSVYEAHYDRFEPVIARGWREEKKPASGVLYDLGAHLIDQALSLFGMPDSITADIQKQRPHALVDDYFHLVLTYGTKRVILHSGMITVEQGAKYKVHGTKGTFMKRGEDPQEEELINGEPLESPEWGMDRLDQYGTLYTKEGNEKIVTLPGDYRRYYKEIYQCIRDGKQCPVSGEEGVRTIRVIEAALESSRDKRTIEL, encoded by the coding sequence TTGAAGGCAATCGGCACAGCGTTAATCGGGTATGGATTTTCAGGCTCAACCTTTCACGCTCCATTTTTAAACAAAATGGAGGAATTTCAGCTTGTCAGTATTTTGTCTTCTAAAAAAGAAAAATTAAAAGAGTGTTTTCCATCTATAGACGTTGTCCAGCAAATGGACGACATTTTAAATAACGCTCAGGTAGAGCTTGTAGTCGTAACCACACCGAGCAGTCTTCACTTTGATATTACGAAGCAGGCACTTGAGGCAGGAAAACACGTCATTGTCGAAAAGCCGATGGTACCGACCATTCAAGAAGCAGAAACGCTTGCTGACTGCGCTAAGAAACATAACGTGATGCTTAGTGTTTTTCAAAACCGCCGGTATGACGGAAATTTCCTGACTGTCAAGAAAATGATAGAAGAGGGCCGGCTGGGTGATGTTTCTGTATATGAAGCACATTATGACCGCTTTGAGCCGGTGATTGCCAGAGGCTGGCGTGAAGAGAAAAAACCAGCTTCAGGCGTTTTATATGATCTTGGGGCGCATTTGATTGACCAGGCTCTATCACTGTTTGGGATGCCTGATAGTATAACGGCAGATATTCAAAAGCAGCGCCCTCATGCACTCGTAGATGATTATTTCCATCTTGTTTTAACGTACGGAACGAAACGAGTGATTTTACACAGCGGCATGATTACAGTGGAGCAAGGCGCCAAGTATAAAGTGCACGGTACAAAGGGAACGTTTATGAAGCGGGGGGAAGATCCTCAGGAGGAAGAATTGATAAATGGAGAGCCCCTTGAAAGTCCCGAATGGGGAATGGACCGGCTTGACCAGTATGGAACGCTTTATACAAAAGAAGGAAACGAAAAAATCGTAACACTTCCAGGTGATTACCGGCGTTATTACAAAGAAATTTATCAATGTATTCGTGATGGAAAGCAGTGCCCGGTTTCGGGAGAGGAAGGCGTACGAACGATCCGCGTTATTGAAGCAGCGCTCGAAAGCAGCCGTGACAAAAGAACAATTGAATTATAA
- a CDS encoding sugar kinase — protein MTTIEVVTFGEAMSMFMAKTPGPLHEVTEFTQALAGAETNTAIGLARLGFQSGWASKVGKDAFGAFILAALAREGVNTDHVWMDEQYPTGFQFKSKVTEGDPHVQYHRKGSAASRLTDEEMNPAYFLQARHLHMTGIPLALSSEMRAFSLSVLSTMKKAGKTISFDPNLRPSLWDSSEEMIGVTNEAAYQADIVLPGIEEGEQLTGYTKPDEIADFYRKRGVPCVIVKLGSEGAYVKTAAQEAVVPGYKVEQIVDTVGAGDGFAAGVISGLLEGLPIEECARRGNAIGAMAVGHAGDHEGYPDRLTLARFMNKFEKEVAYNENTAR, from the coding sequence ATGACTACCATAGAGGTTGTAACATTTGGCGAAGCGATGTCGATGTTTATGGCGAAAACTCCGGGCCCGCTGCACGAAGTAACCGAGTTTACGCAGGCGCTCGCCGGCGCAGAAACAAACACAGCGATTGGCCTTGCGCGTCTTGGCTTTCAAAGCGGCTGGGCAAGCAAGGTGGGGAAAGATGCATTTGGTGCGTTTATTTTAGCGGCTCTTGCAAGAGAAGGAGTAAATACAGATCATGTATGGATGGACGAACAATATCCGACTGGCTTTCAGTTTAAGTCCAAAGTGACCGAAGGCGACCCGCATGTGCAGTATCACCGAAAAGGCTCAGCAGCAAGCCGCCTAACCGATGAAGAAATGAATCCGGCTTACTTTTTACAGGCGCGCCACCTGCATATGACAGGCATCCCGCTTGCTCTGTCTTCAGAAATGAGAGCGTTTTCCTTATCGGTTTTATCCACTATGAAAAAAGCAGGCAAAACCATTTCGTTTGATCCCAATTTACGCCCCTCCTTGTGGGATTCATCGGAAGAAATGATTGGCGTAACAAACGAAGCCGCATACCAAGCGGACATCGTGCTGCCGGGAATCGAAGAAGGAGAACAGCTGACAGGGTACACGAAACCCGACGAAATCGCTGATTTTTATAGAAAGCGCGGTGTACCGTGTGTGATTGTAAAGCTCGGAAGTGAAGGAGCATATGTAAAAACTGCCGCTCAAGAAGCAGTAGTGCCGGGTTACAAAGTGGAACAGATCGTTGACACAGTTGGTGCTGGCGATGGCTTTGCAGCTGGTGTGATAAGCGGTCTGCTCGAAGGATTGCCGATTGAGGAGTGCGCTCGGCGTGGCAACGCAATTGGTGCAATGGCGGTCGGGCATGCAGGCGATCATGAAGGATATCCGGACCGGCTGACATTGGCACGGTTTATGAACAAATTTGAAAAAGAGGTGGCATACAATGAAAACACAGCTCGCTAA
- a CDS encoding MFS transporter: protein MKTQLAKSRWLRLIPVVFITYSLAYLDRANYGFGAAGGMAEDLHITASMSALLGSLFFLGYFFFQVPGAHYAENRSAKKLIFWSLILWGGLATATGMVSDVRFLIVIRFLLGVVESAVMPSMLVFLSHWFTKAERSRANTFLILGNPATVLWMSILSGYLIESVGWRWMFILEGLPAVVWAFLWWKLVVDEPKDAKWLSDGEKRDLQVELEKEQQGIKPVKNYAEAFRSKTVILLSAQYALWSIGVYGFVMWLPSILNAAPNMNIVKTGWLASVPYVLAIIGMLSASYFSDKMQNRTAFVWPFLLIGGFAFLGSYMVGTSHFWLSFVLLIIAGGAMYAPYGPFFAIIPEVLPRNVAGGAMALINSMGALGSFAGSYFVGYLNGTTGGFGASYMFMSGSLFLSAILTIIAVKGAKPKKRPESASSLGITQKEA, encoded by the coding sequence ATGAAAACACAGCTCGCTAAATCAAGATGGCTTCGTCTCATTCCAGTCGTTTTTATTACGTATAGTCTTGCTTATTTAGACAGAGCCAATTACGGATTCGGCGCAGCCGGAGGCATGGCGGAAGATTTACATATTACAGCTTCCATGTCCGCGCTGCTTGGCTCTCTGTTTTTCCTTGGTTACTTCTTTTTTCAAGTGCCGGGTGCCCACTATGCTGAAAACCGAAGTGCCAAAAAACTGATTTTCTGGTCGCTGATTTTATGGGGCGGGCTGGCGACGGCAACAGGAATGGTCAGCGACGTACGCTTTTTGATTGTCATCCGATTTTTGCTTGGCGTTGTAGAAAGTGCCGTTATGCCGTCTATGCTTGTGTTTTTAAGCCACTGGTTTACAAAAGCCGAGCGTTCCCGGGCGAATACGTTTTTAATTTTAGGAAATCCGGCCACCGTTTTATGGATGTCCATTTTGTCCGGCTACTTAATTGAATCGGTCGGCTGGCGCTGGATGTTTATTTTGGAAGGGCTTCCAGCTGTCGTTTGGGCATTCTTATGGTGGAAGCTTGTTGTAGATGAACCGAAAGATGCTAAATGGCTGTCAGACGGAGAAAAGCGGGACTTGCAGGTGGAGCTTGAAAAAGAGCAGCAGGGAATCAAGCCGGTTAAAAACTATGCAGAAGCATTTCGTTCGAAAACCGTGATCCTGTTAAGTGCGCAATATGCGCTTTGGAGCATTGGTGTATATGGTTTTGTGATGTGGCTGCCGTCCATTTTAAATGCCGCGCCGAACATGAATATTGTCAAAACCGGCTGGCTTGCTTCTGTTCCATATGTATTGGCGATTATCGGCATGCTGAGTGCCTCTTATTTTTCAGACAAAATGCAGAATCGCACCGCGTTTGTCTGGCCGTTTCTTTTAATTGGAGGCTTTGCGTTTTTAGGATCCTACATGGTCGGCACAAGTCACTTCTGGCTGTCGTTTGTGCTGCTGATTATTGCCGGCGGTGCCATGTATGCACCATACGGGCCATTTTTCGCGATTATTCCGGAAGTGCTGCCGCGTAACGTAGCAGGAGGGGCAATGGCGCTGATCAATAGTATGGGTGCGCTCGGTTCGTTTGCAGGTTCTTATTTCGTTGGCTATTTGAACGGGACCACCGGCGGATTTGGTGCTTCCTACATGTTTATGTCAGGATCCTTATTCCTGTCAGCTATCCTGACGATTATTGCTGTAAAAGGCGCAAAGCCAAAAAAACGTCCCGAGTCCGCTTCCTCTCTTGGAATTACGCAAAAAGAAGCGTAA
- a CDS encoding LacI family DNA-binding transcriptional regulator yields MKRVTMADVAKEAGVSKSTVSQFLNGRFEYMSEDTKKKIERAVQDLSYSPNVIARSLKQKRTSMIGIIVANIVHGISTEVCQAIEDYCQKKDIHAIVCNAYDDPEKEKKYIDMLRARQVDGLIIFPSGGNQELYRQLEKEKYPIVFVDRKIEGVEVSTIVVDNRRAVRQAVEYLVEKKHDRIALVTPPMTTYTRRERLEGYKEAIEARGLPFQDQYVKSVPYEAIVPSMKEMFQQHPPTALIAANDLSFMEVMKFAKENNLKIGQDLALIVFDNIKFADIYEPAITTISQPAYEMGTRAAELLIQQIMKKPVTPETHVLETSLLIRDSAQ; encoded by the coding sequence ATGAAACGGGTAACAATGGCGGATGTAGCGAAAGAAGCGGGTGTGTCGAAAAGTACCGTATCGCAATTTTTAAACGGACGATTTGAATATATGAGCGAAGACACAAAGAAAAAAATTGAGCGGGCAGTTCAAGATCTTTCGTACAGCCCGAATGTCATTGCTCGCAGTTTAAAGCAAAAAAGAACATCAATGATCGGTATTATTGTGGCCAATATCGTCCATGGCATTTCTACAGAAGTGTGCCAGGCTATTGAGGATTACTGTCAAAAAAAAGACATCCATGCAATTGTATGCAATGCATATGACGATCCGGAAAAAGAAAAAAAGTATATTGATATGCTGCGCGCACGCCAGGTCGATGGGCTGATCATTTTTCCGTCCGGGGGCAATCAGGAATTATACCGTCAGCTGGAAAAGGAAAAATATCCAATCGTTTTTGTTGACCGTAAGATAGAAGGTGTAGAAGTAAGCACGATTGTAGTCGATAATCGAAGAGCTGTCCGCCAGGCAGTAGAATATCTAGTTGAAAAAAAGCATGACCGTATTGCGCTTGTGACGCCGCCAATGACGACGTATACACGGAGAGAACGGCTTGAGGGCTATAAGGAAGCGATAGAAGCAAGGGGATTGCCGTTTCAGGATCAATATGTAAAATCCGTTCCATATGAGGCGATTGTGCCATCTATGAAAGAAATGTTTCAACAGCATCCTCCGACAGCACTCATAGCGGCCAATGATCTATCTTTTATGGAAGTCATGAAGTTTGCTAAAGAAAACAACTTGAAGATTGGCCAGGATTTAGCGCTGATTGTTTTTGATAATATTAAATTTGCTGATATATACGAACCGGCTATTACAACCATTTCACAGCCGGCTTACGAAATGGGAACAAGAGCAGCGGAACTGTTGATTCAGCAAATTATGAAAAAGCCGGTTACCCCAGAGACGCATGTTTTAGAAACAAGCCTGCTGATTCGGGATTCGGCCCAATAG
- the hxlA gene encoding 3-hexulose-6-phosphate synthase, giving the protein MNIQLALDRMTIEEAIGMAAETEEHVDWLEVGTSLIKEFGMDSVRAMKKAFPNKVIVADMKTNDNAQYECQLCFEAGADIATVMGTAPLVTIEACIAEAEKRGKQMMIDLLYTTPAQQELLSQYNAILCLHTSKDQQELGTKQNSETGVQAGLKIAVAGGITLESLPAYKKMNPLVFIIGSAITKAEDPVRIAAAFKQQLNMEESK; this is encoded by the coding sequence GTGAATATACAATTGGCATTAGACCGTATGACCATCGAAGAAGCCATTGGAATGGCAGCAGAGACAGAAGAGCATGTCGACTGGCTGGAAGTCGGAACCTCGCTCATTAAGGAGTTTGGTATGGACAGTGTCCGGGCGATGAAAAAAGCGTTTCCGAATAAAGTGATTGTTGCCGATATGAAAACCAATGACAACGCGCAGTACGAATGCCAGCTTTGTTTTGAAGCGGGAGCAGATATTGCCACGGTAATGGGAACTGCACCGCTTGTGACGATTGAAGCCTGTATAGCAGAAGCAGAAAAAAGAGGCAAGCAAATGATGATCGACCTGCTTTATACAACACCTGCCCAGCAGGAACTGTTAAGCCAGTATAATGCGATTCTTTGTCTGCATACAAGCAAAGACCAGCAGGAGCTTGGCACAAAACAAAACAGTGAAACAGGCGTGCAGGCTGGCTTAAAAATAGCGGTAGCGGGCGGAATTACATTAGAAAGCCTGCCAGCGTACAAAAAAATGAACCCGCTTGTTTTTATTATCGGCTCCGCCATTACAAAAGCAGAGGATCCTGTCCGGATAGCAGCTGCATTCAAACAACAGCTAAACATGGAGGAATCAAAATGA
- the hxlB gene encoding 6-phospho-3-hexuloisomerase, whose product MKEKIKAVLAEIEDVTSHVQEGQLERAADHLTSAERIFVFGEGRSGFMAKSFAMRLMHLGVQSFVIGETTTPSIQKGDVIVLVSGSGKTKSVCWTAERAAQLGCVTIAVTTDPASPLASHASSILHVPAATKYRNEGERKSIQPLGSLFDQSTHVLFDVLCLNYAEKQDRTHEQTFKLHSNVE is encoded by the coding sequence ATGAAGGAAAAAATAAAAGCCGTTCTGGCAGAAATTGAAGATGTAACCAGTCACGTTCAGGAGGGGCAATTGGAAAGGGCGGCGGACCATCTAACATCAGCTGAACGAATCTTTGTATTCGGTGAAGGGCGGTCTGGATTTATGGCAAAGTCGTTTGCGATGCGGTTAATGCATCTTGGTGTCCAGTCATTTGTCATTGGCGAAACCACAACGCCATCTATTCAAAAAGGGGATGTCATCGTGCTTGTGTCGGGATCTGGAAAAACAAAAAGTGTATGCTGGACAGCAGAAAGGGCAGCTCAATTAGGATGTGTAACGATAGCCGTCACAACGGATCCAGCGTCTCCACTTGCTTCCCATGCTTCTTCTATTCTTCACGTACCGGCCGCTACGAAGTATCGGAATGAAGGAGAAAGAAAAAGCATTCAGCCGCTCGGCTCCCTTTTTGATCAAAGCACTCATGTACTGTTCGATGTACTTTGCCTGAACTATGCAGAAAAACAAGATCGGACACACGAACAAACGTTTAAGCTTCATAGCAATGTGGAATAA
- a CDS encoding ABC transporter substrate-binding protein gives MLTKKAFVLSSALFLGLAGCSTAEKKEESSGSSGGGGGDQTVVDIFQFKVEFKDQFEELAKQYEEDHPEVDINVQTVGGGNDYGSALKSKFASGDEPAIFNINGAVDVQQYRDRLIDVSDTKAAGAALEGTLESVTEDGKVLGLPYNQEGYGFVYNKEIFEKAGVDADSIKSMDDLTKAVQTLDSKKDELGIDAVFAFAGKEKWTEGNHGSNSFIADDFNGSVMEAFQAKELPFTKAEQYKEYIDLQNKYSVQPVLSLDYSQQVEELFSTGRVAMIKQGNWVYPTIEQMDPELAENVGIFPIPVDGEMKMPVGVPQYWAVNKNADEEAQKAAKEFLDWLYTSDEGKEAVLTQFKFIPAYEGYDADKIADPLSKTIYQYAEEGNTQGWVFLGYPVGWSDILGAHLQKYLAGEASWEEAIQAAKNDWKKARQ, from the coding sequence GTGTTAACAAAAAAAGCATTCGTACTTTCATCGGCATTGTTTCTAGGTCTTGCTGGCTGCTCAACAGCTGAGAAAAAAGAAGAATCATCTGGCAGTTCAGGCGGAGGGGGCGGCGATCAGACGGTCGTAGATATTTTCCAGTTTAAAGTGGAGTTTAAAGACCAGTTTGAGGAACTCGCGAAGCAATATGAAGAAGACCATCCGGAAGTTGATATAAATGTTCAAACAGTAGGGGGCGGGAACGATTATGGTTCGGCGCTGAAATCCAAATTTGCTTCAGGAGACGAGCCGGCTATTTTTAATATTAACGGAGCCGTTGATGTGCAGCAGTACCGTGATAGATTGATAGATGTAAGTGATACGAAAGCGGCTGGAGCAGCGCTGGAAGGCACGCTCGAAAGTGTGACAGAAGACGGGAAAGTGCTGGGCCTTCCATACAATCAGGAAGGATACGGATTTGTTTATAACAAAGAGATTTTCGAAAAAGCCGGAGTGGATGCAGATTCGATTAAATCAATGGATGATTTAACGAAAGCGGTTCAAACGCTGGACAGCAAAAAGGACGAGCTTGGCATTGACGCTGTGTTTGCTTTTGCTGGAAAAGAAAAATGGACAGAAGGAAACCACGGCTCAAACTCTTTTATCGCAGACGATTTTAATGGCAGCGTAATGGAAGCATTCCAGGCGAAAGAACTTCCATTTACAAAAGCAGAACAGTACAAGGAGTATATTGACCTTCAAAACAAATATTCCGTACAGCCGGTTTTGAGCCTTGATTATTCACAGCAGGTAGAAGAATTGTTTTCAACAGGCCGCGTAGCCATGATTAAGCAAGGAAACTGGGTATACCCGACAATCGAACAGATGGATCCAGAGCTTGCTGAAAATGTTGGCATCTTCCCAATCCCGGTTGACGGTGAAATGAAAATGCCAGTTGGTGTTCCACAATACTGGGCTGTAAACAAAAACGCAGATGAAGAAGCTCAAAAAGCAGCAAAAGAATTTTTAGATTGGCTGTACACGTCTGATGAAGGAAAAGAAGCGGTTCTAACACAATTTAAATTTATCCCGGCTTACGAAGGCTACGATGCAGATAAAATTGCCGACCCGCTTTCTAAAACGATCTATCAATATGCCGAAGAAGGAAACACGCAAGGATGGGTATTCCTTGGCTATCCAGTTGGATGGAGTGATATTTTAGGAGCGCATCTTCAAAAGTATCTTGCAGGTGAAGCGTCTTGGGAAGAAGCGATTCAAGCTGCGAAAAATGATTGGAAAAAAGCGCGTCAGTAA
- a CDS encoding carbohydrate ABC transporter permease, with product MRNKDFMFWLFLAPVLFALGIVVLLPLIYGIIYSFTDWDGVNAAEFIGVKNYIELFSDEGFLRSLWFTFKFSVASVIVINIMGLGLAMLVTSYIKSKNVLRTIFFMPNLIGGLILGFIWQFIFTKVFDAIGRATGIEWLQGWLSDSQTGFWGMVILMSWQMAGYIMIIYIAYLENVPKDLLEAAEIDGANAWQRFRNITFPLVMPAFTVSLFLTLSNAFKIYDQNLSLTNGGPFDSTKMVAMDIVQTAFQLNQMAEAQAKAVIFFIIVAIISLTQVYINKKKEVEM from the coding sequence ATGAGAAACAAAGACTTTATGTTTTGGCTTTTTTTAGCGCCGGTTTTATTTGCGCTTGGCATCGTCGTCCTGCTTCCGCTTATTTACGGGATTATTTACTCTTTCACAGACTGGGATGGGGTAAATGCAGCTGAATTTATCGGTGTGAAAAATTATATTGAACTGTTCAGTGACGAGGGCTTTTTAAGATCGTTGTGGTTTACGTTTAAATTCTCCGTTGCTTCTGTTATCGTTATCAACATTATGGGGCTTGGCCTCGCCATGCTTGTTACATCCTACATTAAATCTAAAAACGTTCTTCGCACTATCTTTTTTATGCCAAACTTAATCGGCGGGTTGATTCTCGGCTTTATCTGGCAGTTTATTTTCACAAAAGTGTTTGATGCTATTGGACGGGCAACGGGTATTGAATGGCTGCAGGGCTGGCTTTCCGACTCCCAGACAGGCTTCTGGGGAATGGTTATTTTGATGAGCTGGCAGATGGCCGGCTATATTATGATTATTTACATTGCGTACTTGGAAAACGTGCCGAAAGATTTGCTTGAAGCAGCAGAGATCGACGGCGCAAATGCATGGCAGCGCTTCCGAAATATTACGTTCCCCCTTGTAATGCCTGCCTTTACGGTCAGCTTGTTTTTAACGCTGTCCAATGCTTTTAAAATTTATGATCAGAACTTATCGCTCACAAACGGCGGACCATTTGACTCAACGAAAATGGTTGCCATGGATATTGTTCAAACGGCCTTCCAATTAAACCAAATGGCAGAAGCACAGGCGAAAGCCGTTATCTTCTTTATCATTGTGGCGATTATTTCATTAACACAAGTGTACATTAATAAGAAAAAGGAGGTAGAGATGTAA